GCCCAGCCAACCGAGGAACGGCGAGAAGAACGGGAACGCGGCGCCCGTGCCGGCCAGTACCAGGGCCATGGTCGAGGACATGCCCGAGTAGTTGGTGACGAAGGCGAAGGCCAGCACCATGCCGATCGACAGGATCGGCCAGCGCAGTTCCCAGAAGGTCTCTTTGAAAGTGGTCAGACCAGTTTTTAGGTTGATCTTCAGCACCCACATCGAGATCAGTGCGGAGAGGAAGATCGCGGTGCCGGTGGCGGAGATCGGGTCGAGCTTGAACACTGCCGGCATGGCGGTTGGTGCGGTGACGATCGGCGCGGTCTTGATCACCAGTTGGTCGAGATGCGGGATGGCGAAGTTGAACACGAAGTTGTACATCGCGCCGCCCGGGGCGAAGGCTGCCTTGAACGGCTTCAGGGTCCAGATCGTGACCAGCACGGTCAGGATCAGGAACGGCGACCAGGCCTTGAAGATCTCGCCCAGGCTGTACGGCGAAGGCTGGCTGCCACCGCTGCTGACCACGGCGGCGCCGACGCTGCCCTTGGCTTCGGCGAACGAGCGCTTGGGCTGCCAGACTTTCAGGAACAGGGTCAGGGCGATCAGGCTGGCCAGGGCCGAGGTGATGTCCGGCAGCTCCGGGCCGATGAAGTTGGAGGTGAAGTACTGGGTGACGGCGAAGCTTGCGCCGGCGACCAGGGCGGCGGGCCAGGTCTCTTTCACGCCGCGCAGGCCGTCCATCATGAACACCAGCCAGAACGGCACGAACAGCGACAGCAGCGGCAGCTGGCGGCCGGTCATGGCGCCGATGTGGAAGGCGTCGATGCCGGTCACTTGCCCGGCGACGATGATCGGGATGCCCAGGGCGCCGAAGGCCACCGGCGCGGTGTTGGCGATCAGGCACAGGCCGGCGGCGTACAGCGGGTTGAAGCCCAGGCCCACCAGCAGCGCGGCGGTGATGGCCACCGGCGCGCCGAAGCCGGCCGCACCCTCGAGGAAGGCACCGAAGCAGAAGCCGATCAGCAGCACTTGCAGGCGCTGGTCGTCGGTGATCGACAGCACCGAGCTGCGGATCACTTCGAACTGGCCGCTCTTGACCGTGAGTTTGTAGAGGAACACCGCGGCGACGATGATCCAGGCAATCGGCCACAGGCCGTAGAGGAAGCCATAACCTGCGGCGGCCAGGGCCATGTCGACCGGCATCTGGAAGGCGAAGATCGCCACCAGGATCGACAGCGCGAGGGTGATGC
This genomic stretch from Pseudomonas entomophila harbors:
- a CDS encoding lactate permease LctP family transporter, producing MQTWQQLYTPLGSLGLSALAAVIPIVFFFLALAVFRLKGHVAGSITLALSILVAIFAFQMPVDMALAAAGYGFLYGLWPIAWIIVAAVFLYKLTVKSGQFEVIRSSVLSITDDQRLQVLLIGFCFGAFLEGAAGFGAPVAITAALLVGLGFNPLYAAGLCLIANTAPVAFGALGIPIIVAGQVTGIDAFHIGAMTGRQLPLLSLFVPFWLVFMMDGLRGVKETWPAALVAGASFAVTQYFTSNFIGPELPDITSALASLIALTLFLKVWQPKRSFAEAKGSVGAAVVSSGGSQPSPYSLGEIFKAWSPFLILTVLVTIWTLKPFKAAFAPGGAMYNFVFNFAIPHLDQLVIKTAPIVTAPTAMPAVFKLDPISATGTAIFLSALISMWVLKINLKTGLTTFKETFWELRWPILSIGMVLAFAFVTNYSGMSSTMALVLAGTGAAFPFFSPFLGWLGVFLTGSDTSSNALFSSLQATTAHQIGVNDTLLVAANTSGGVTGKMISPQSIAVACAATGLVGKESDLFRFTVKHSLFFATIVGLITLIQAYWLTGMLVHH